The following proteins come from a genomic window of Alnus glutinosa chromosome 10, dhAlnGlut1.1, whole genome shotgun sequence:
- the LOC133879987 gene encoding uncharacterized protein LOC133879987 isoform X2: MLIRIGVILLIGLVAWAYQATRPPPPSICGSPGGPPVTAPRIKLRDGRHLAYKDDGVSKEAANYNIIFIHGFGSCRHDPVITTNLPQELVEELGLYIVSFDRPGYGESDPDPKRSAKSLALDIEELADQLGLGSKFYVIGFSMGGQVVWGCLKYIPHRLAGATLIAPVVNYWWQGFPANLSSDAYYKQPPQDQWSLRVAHYVSWLTFWWNTQKWFPAASVVANKPENIFSRQDFEIISKLAGREMHVHHQAQVKQQGEFESIHRDLMVGFGSWEFTPLDLQNPFPNNQGSVHLWQGDEDKLVPIMLQRYIARKLSWIQFHELPGAGHLFPLAVGMSEAITKALLLGQK; encoded by the exons ATGTTGATAAGAATTGGGGTGATCCTGTTAATTGGGCTTGTGGCATGGGCATATCAAGCCACTCGCCCTCCACCTCCCAGCATTTGTGGCTCCCCTGGTGGCCCGCCTGTAACAGCACCTAGAATAAAGCTCAGGGATGGAAGGCATCTGGCCTACAAGGACGATGGAGTGTCTAAAGAAGCTGCTAACTATAACATTATCTTTATTCACGGCTTCGGCTCTTGTAGACATGATCCAGTGATTACAACAAACCTCCCTCAA GAACTTGTTGAAGAACTAGGACTCTACATTGTGTCGTTTGACAGACCGGGTTATGGAGAAAGTGATCCAGATCCAAAACGATCGGCGAAAAGTTTGGCTTTAGATATAGAAGAGCTTGCTGATCAGTTGGGACTTGGATCCAAATTTTATGTAATTGGGTTTTCTATGGGCGGTCAGGTGGTTTGGGGCTGCCTCAAGTATATTCCTCATAG GTTAGCAGGAGCAACATTAATAGCTCCGGTTGTCAACTACTGGTGGCAAGGATTTCCTGCCAACTTGTCTTCAGACGCCTACTACAAACAACCTCCTCAGGACCAGTGGAGCCTTCGTGTTGCTCACTATGTATCATGGCTAACCTTTTGGTGGAACACTCAGAAGTGGTTTCCTGCAGCCAGTGTTGTAGCCAATAAGCCTGAAAATATCTTCTCTCGCCaagattttgaaataatttccAAGCTTGCTGGGAGAGAGATGCACGTGCACCACCAG GCACAGGTGAAGCAGCAAGGAGAGTTTGAGTCCATCCATCGTGACTTGATGGTTGGATTTGGGAGTTGGGAATTCACTCCGCTGGATCTTCAGAACCCATTTCCAAATAATCAAGGCTCAGTTCATCTATGGCAAGGCGATGAAGATAAGCTTGTGCCAATTATGCTGCAACGCTATATTGCAAGAAAACTTTCATGGATTCAATTCCATGAGTTACCAGGTGCTGGACACTTATTTCCACTCGCTGTTGGGATGAGCGAAGCCATTACAAAGGCACTTTTACTTGGGCAGAagtag
- the LOC133879987 gene encoding uncharacterized protein LOC133879987 isoform X1, translating into MLIRIGVILLIGLVAWAYQATRPPPPSICGSPGGPPVTAPRIKLRDGRHLAYKDDGVSKEAANYNIIFIHGFGSCRHDPVITTNLPQELVEELGLYIVSFDRPGYGESDPDPKRSAKSLALDIEELADQLGLGSKFYVIGFSMGGQVVWGCLKYIPHRLAGATLIAPVVNYWWQGFPANLSSDAYYKQPPQDQWSLRVAHYVSWLTFWWNTQKWFPAASVVANKPENIFSRQDFEIISKLAGREMHVHHQQAQVKQQGEFESIHRDLMVGFGSWEFTPLDLQNPFPNNQGSVHLWQGDEDKLVPIMLQRYIARKLSWIQFHELPGAGHLFPLAVGMSEAITKALLLGQK; encoded by the exons ATGTTGATAAGAATTGGGGTGATCCTGTTAATTGGGCTTGTGGCATGGGCATATCAAGCCACTCGCCCTCCACCTCCCAGCATTTGTGGCTCCCCTGGTGGCCCGCCTGTAACAGCACCTAGAATAAAGCTCAGGGATGGAAGGCATCTGGCCTACAAGGACGATGGAGTGTCTAAAGAAGCTGCTAACTATAACATTATCTTTATTCACGGCTTCGGCTCTTGTAGACATGATCCAGTGATTACAACAAACCTCCCTCAA GAACTTGTTGAAGAACTAGGACTCTACATTGTGTCGTTTGACAGACCGGGTTATGGAGAAAGTGATCCAGATCCAAAACGATCGGCGAAAAGTTTGGCTTTAGATATAGAAGAGCTTGCTGATCAGTTGGGACTTGGATCCAAATTTTATGTAATTGGGTTTTCTATGGGCGGTCAGGTGGTTTGGGGCTGCCTCAAGTATATTCCTCATAG GTTAGCAGGAGCAACATTAATAGCTCCGGTTGTCAACTACTGGTGGCAAGGATTTCCTGCCAACTTGTCTTCAGACGCCTACTACAAACAACCTCCTCAGGACCAGTGGAGCCTTCGTGTTGCTCACTATGTATCATGGCTAACCTTTTGGTGGAACACTCAGAAGTGGTTTCCTGCAGCCAGTGTTGTAGCCAATAAGCCTGAAAATATCTTCTCTCGCCaagattttgaaataatttccAAGCTTGCTGGGAGAGAGATGCACGTGCACCACCAG CAGGCACAGGTGAAGCAGCAAGGAGAGTTTGAGTCCATCCATCGTGACTTGATGGTTGGATTTGGGAGTTGGGAATTCACTCCGCTGGATCTTCAGAACCCATTTCCAAATAATCAAGGCTCAGTTCATCTATGGCAAGGCGATGAAGATAAGCTTGTGCCAATTATGCTGCAACGCTATATTGCAAGAAAACTTTCATGGATTCAATTCCATGAGTTACCAGGTGCTGGACACTTATTTCCACTCGCTGTTGGGATGAGCGAAGCCATTACAAAGGCACTTTTACTTGGGCAGAagtag